A stretch of DNA from Tubulanus polymorphus chromosome 6, tnTubPoly1.2, whole genome shotgun sequence:
TGCAAGTAGAAAAGATCAAAAGTCTTGACACTAGTTCTTCAAATGTGCATATGAGGAAAATATTTGTTCAATAGATGTAGAGACTAACTATATAATCCATAAATCATTTTACAGGAAGACGTTCCTCGTTCAGGAAATCTACCCCACATAGATAGCCCGTACGTACTTGATGGCTCTCATCGAGATACATTGCGGTAAATATCAAAAGCTTAccacaaacattttaaacggTACTATCTATCTATTTGTGTATACCATTTATCCCATTATGATACATACCAACGACTGGGCAGTCATTACGAGAtggcatttttattttcaactttAATCTAAAAACAAGCTAACCGAGCTCTTTTTCCAGCCTTGTGGATTTTGGCTTATTTGAAGTCGGGCGATTTCTATGAACGTTCGTTTACATAAAGAGCTGAAATGAAATAGCGACATCGACCACGAGGGAAATCAACAAACGAAAACTGTTCCATTAATAGTTCAAACAGTAGAACAGTAGTTGCTTATTAACAGAAATAAAAAGGAACATCTCGATAGATATAAAACATTACGCGAATAACCATCATTTCGCTGGATGTCATATGCCCATTACACTTTAGTCACTTTGCCGTTCAATGGCAGTAATTTTAGTAACGTttatatacttgaaatattagtaTCATATGCACATGGTTAAAAAGGCACATCGGCCACTTGTCATTTAGTGGTAACGATGTGTTACGGGCGCTTGTTTTCTCCGAGCTCATAaagatatatgaaatataccaCAAGCTCAACCACAACGGTCCGGTGACTTTTACGAGAGACGAAGCGTCTTCGACCGGCTGAGCTGATGGTAACGCGTTCGTGATACATTATACGCTCATACAGTTTACAACTTCGGGTGATCACGAATTTCTATTACTATGATGAATTGTGTAGTATTTATTCTGCGGTTGTAGCATAGTTGTCTAATTAATAATACGGAATGTATAGCCTAGAAAcgtaaacattaaaaaacgaaaaaacgaGAACATATACACAGAACTTCAGCTGAGAGAACTAAACGATCGGACTTAAATTAACATTGTTTTATACAGAATTTTTCCACAATGTGCTAACAGTAATTTGTGGATTTACTGTATTGCATGAGTGAGGTAAGTCAATCTAAtctgaattctgaaaaaaaaaattataaattttctataaaaacaTGTTGACAAGTCACTTATTCAAACGTATTATCTCTGCATTTATTTACTTATGTACATGATTTTTACTAATCACATGACTGGATAttcgatattttttattacttttttgtCCGATGGGCAAGGGAGGGGGTTAGTAATGTAAAATTTCCAATTTTGTGTGGACGACTTTTATGGACAGCCCCTAAGAAATCAGTTGGATAAAGTAAATGGATTAAGTTAGACGTGCTATAGTAGAAGAATATACTCTGGCAATGCTATTTGATTTTGGAGTTAACGTCATTCATCAGATGATAAATGTATCTATATGAATTGATGAAACCTAAAATGTGATCGTCGCCTGTGTCGTGATGTGTCCCAGCTGAGTAATCAGGGTAATTATAACTGTGACTGAGTGCGCTCACTTCAAAACTATATCCTACGTAACTTGTTCAGCTGCAATGAGCACCATTTCATCAGCAGCTGATTTTCGAgtaaaatcgatttaagtGAAATTGAGTTCAATTGGAGAATTCAAGGTTTTTTTACGAAAGTGATTCGACTGTTGAATACGAAAAAATAGTTTAAGCTCATCTTGCTTCGGATTGCGATGAGTAGATCCGAGTACAAATCTGCGTTAGGTTTCCTGTAATTTTTCGAGAATTTCttttacatttgaaaattctattattttctcatttctgtGTGCGGAATCTGAAAAAGTTTAATCGGTTGAGTCTGGTACATTGAATGATACTTTGCGTCCTGTTTTTGCTCCGAAGCCTAAAAAGCAAACGACGAAATACACATTCACGGCCGTGCtctctatttcaaaattaaatggaaaattagaaaatgagaaatacaGTTCTAATACGTACTAATGATAAGATTTAAGCCTATAGGAgttataaccattgattagaaataatatccgtgttgtgacgataataTGCAGAAAATCCCATAATAACAAcgaaaaaatgatatcaagTCCGAAAaatgtagtttattcgacgtttcgactatattctaatacacgtagtcatcttcaggaatactgcgTTACAACAGAAATAAACGCTGAGTtaaaacgtcgaataaactctAATTCAGGGAAACACTTTCCGAATTGATATTgttttttcgttattattgtgtgggattctctacaTATACTATAGGGGTTATCATTAACGGTTCTATACCGTTGAAGTGCACCAATACGCAGTGTCCAATGCAGCTGCTTGGCCGGCGTTAATTGCACCTCGCTGTGGTCACAATTATATTATTGCTGCTCAATATGATTTTCAGCGCGATGTAGAACGAACGTGGGAACTATGGAAAATGTAATTGCTTTGGTGATCATCGTGTCGTCTATAGCTAGCGGTATTAAAGGTAAGTCTAAGACTAAAAATCCAATCAGGTGTTAAGATCATGACCAAAATCAACGAAATTTTGACGAGTGGGCACTTCGTGATCAGAGCTAAGCTTTTTCTATTGTGAATAGTACTCCCGGTCCCGCCAACATGTTAGACAAATAGAACACACGAGCATTAATCATTTGATGTGAAGGTTAATTGGTCTCATCAAGTCTCATCTAGAAGGTACTTCAGAAAAGGTCGCGCAGCGTCGGTTGCGTAAGAGCTGTGACAAACTGAAATCAGTGGCTAAGAACTCTTAGTTGCGCCCATGCTGGTAGTTATATCATATATTGCTTTTCTGTAGCTTTACTCCCATAACTATGAAAACACCGATATAAAAATCTAAGTTCAAACTACGTTATTATGGCAGCAGTCAAAAGCGAAAGATATTTGTTGATTCCGTGTCAATATCGTGTTTTTCCATATTCCGAACATGTTCAACCATTAAGACCCATCCACCAAAACATTACTGACACTAGACGTAACATCTCGTTTCGATAATCTTGGCCATTCAAGTGATGTTCTTTTCCTTCTCTGTTGATATTGCACGGCAAGGAGCAATAAGTGAATGCAATTTCTGCGAAAATCGTTTCGACGGTACAGCTCCGCATAATCAATTTCTGGGCGCTgtagaaatttcatttcaattcgaCGAATAAATGTCTgcacattttcattcatttattatctcTACATTGCGATGCTATTAATGCTATATGAAATAGATTCACTGGTTTATATGCATATGTTGATTACTCTTTCCAATTACACTTGTATATGAGCCAATGTGACGGCTTCGTGTTACGGTTATGCGTATTCGGGTACATTCTAGTATTCTTCGCAAACCTCGTGAAAAGCAAGTTGTTTTGTCGATTCCTGTCACTTCGTGAACTACTCTAACTCAACAGCCGATTCTATTCCGATGTCCTCATCACACATATGTCATCAATTTTATAtgagatttctatatgttaaCAGATTTTCCCGGATGTATAATGCCAGctctttcattttcgatattacCAGTATGCACTAAATAATTTAACAGTCAAATTGAACGATACCTCATTGCCTGTATCCTAGAACTATGTATCGATTATTGGACGTAGATAGTTGATAGTTGATAGtagatttcaaaatatatgcaaataagaagatttagaattattttgagaaaaaaatgacatgATTGATATGAATTCAAGGAATAATAAACCAATATCATAATAGTATCTATTGGTTGTGCCCTAATACAGGCGTTGCTGCTACGATTTTAAACACTTTTGATGACATTTTCAGCAGGTCGACCGACTATCCACGTTAGAGGTGACTCGGTAACGGAAGGCAACCGGGCAACGTTGACTTGCACAGTAACCAGTGATAAACGTTATAAAACTAGCTGGGAGTGgaaacaaaaaacaacagaTCTACTGTACAAACGAGTAAATACGAAACTATGAGAAATAACCTCAGAAAATGATACGTTTAGTTTATTCGTGTTTCGAAATAACAGTAATGTAGTCTAACTATCATAATATCTTGTAAATTCCTAGGCACTTTTTACGTAATTCATTTCAGGCTTCGGTTGAAGGAACCTATCACAAGAACAAAGCTgtcttgaaattgattttcaccGAAGCTGCAAGGAACGAAAGTGGTGTTTACTATTGCCTAGTCAGATCTGAAAATCTTCATTACTATGGTATCGCAAAACTCGATGTATTTTGTAAGTGATTATCTCAATTATATTCGGATCTTTAACGTGTCCAGTCTCACAAGATTCCGTTGATGCGGGGATTTTCTATATCATCCTACATTTAAGAATAGACAAATTCAAACTTAGAAATTTCGATTACAGATCCACCCGAGTACGTCGGGTCATATGACGTGACCTCGGCTCCTATAGGCGAATCAATGGTATCGATAAAATGTTCGTTCAAAGGAAATCCTGTCCCGGTGATCGCCTGGTCGAAAGGTGACGAGACTATACGTGACTATTCGATCAAATACAACAGCGTTCCAGATACATCTCGCAGTGAACTACTGGTTAGTGACTAGTATCTGTTGACAATTccattataaaagaaaaaattcgaAGACACAAAAGAATGAGCCGTGTTGTATCAATAATTTTATGTTCTGGGTCGATGTGTGCacaaaataattcataattctaTTTTCTTAACAAATGCACCCGAAACCTTGTGGTTTTCCCGAATAATGACATTTCAATATATGTCATAATTCTGATATTCATCAATCAAGTGGGTTTTTCATTAATCGCTTCTCCTTTGTGATAAGTATAGATCGACACAGACCTGAAATCTTACGGAACCTACGTGTGCACGGGTTTGAATGTAGCTGGTAGTTTACCAATTCAACGGAAATTGATCCAAGTTTGTaagttatcaaatatttcgtAGCTATGAACTAAACCGGCGAACACCTTTTCAAGTAATGCGTCCATTTCTTTCTCCGTAGAAGCTATAAATACAAACAACGACGCTGTTGGATTATTAACTTCCCATTAACTGCGTTTTTCGGCTTCCATTCACTCACACCGCATTCGATAATGACTAAAACGTGCCTACTCAGTTGTATCAAGTGAACGTCTTCAGGCTCATGAATAACGTTTTTATAGTCTATCCTATAATTCTTATCAACGTTACGAATGACTTCTTGATGATGAGATCTATCGCAGGTTGGtgcgaaaaaaaatctttctgTTACGTGTTTTAGATACCCCGGCACGACCGTACGATTTA
This window harbors:
- the LOC141906984 gene encoding neural cell adhesion molecule 1-like isoform X1, whose translation is MALIEIHCARCRTNVGTMENVIALVIIVSSIASGIKAGRPTIHVRGDSVTEGNRATLTCTVTSDKRYKTSWEWKQKTTDLLYKRASVEGTYHKNKAVLKLIFTEAARNESGVYYCLVRSENLHYYGIAKLDVFYPPEYVGSYDVTSAPIGESMVSIKCSFKGNPVPVIAWSKGDETIRDYSIKYNSVPDTSRSELLIDTDLKSYGTYVCTGLNVAGSLPIQRKLIQVYTPARPYDLAIERKSDSMLKVMISPPVDFVGKPIIDVQVAWKKESEPLFNIFRANLRIWKERDVVYAYIDGLEPNTNYVIRARARNAIGFGQWTYKHVLTLNRTMVYAGPDSAGRLLQSNKASETEAPPGEGTKTTVIVTVSTIAVSCSIGLCVLTAILMKIEKRKKHHPPPLNVDSAVAETLFTTEIE
- the LOC141906984 gene encoding neural cell adhesion molecule 1-like isoform X2 translates to MSRCRTNVGTMENVIALVIIVSSIASGIKAGRPTIHVRGDSVTEGNRATLTCTVTSDKRYKTSWEWKQKTTDLLYKRASVEGTYHKNKAVLKLIFTEAARNESGVYYCLVRSENLHYYGIAKLDVFYPPEYVGSYDVTSAPIGESMVSIKCSFKGNPVPVIAWSKGDETIRDYSIKYNSVPDTSRSELLIDTDLKSYGTYVCTGLNVAGSLPIQRKLIQVYTPARPYDLAIERKSDSMLKVMISPPVDFVGKPIIDVQVAWKKESEPLFNIFRANLRIWKERDVVYAYIDGLEPNTNYVIRARARNAIGFGQWTYKHVLTLNRTMVYAGPDSAGRLLQSNKASETEAPPGEGTKTTVIVTVSTIAVSCSIGLCVLTAILMKIEKRKKHHPPPLNVDSAVAETLFTTEIE
- the LOC141906984 gene encoding neural cell adhesion molecule 1-like isoform X3; translated protein: MENVIALVIIVSSIASGIKAGRPTIHVRGDSVTEGNRATLTCTVTSDKRYKTSWEWKQKTTDLLYKRASVEGTYHKNKAVLKLIFTEAARNESGVYYCLVRSENLHYYGIAKLDVFYPPEYVGSYDVTSAPIGESMVSIKCSFKGNPVPVIAWSKGDETIRDYSIKYNSVPDTSRSELLIDTDLKSYGTYVCTGLNVAGSLPIQRKLIQVYTPARPYDLAIERKSDSMLKVMISPPVDFVGKPIIDVQVAWKKESEPLFNIFRANLRIWKERDVVYAYIDGLEPNTNYVIRARARNAIGFGQWTYKHVLTLNRTMVYAGPDSAGRLLQSNKASETEAPPGEGTKTTVIVTVSTIAVSCSIGLCVLTAILMKIEKRKKHHPPPLNVDSAVAETLFTTEIE